The genome window GAAGAAACAGGCGGTGATCATCTTTGACCCGGAAAGCCAGCAATGCCAACTGGCCCTGCGCGACCAGGTACCCCGCGAGTGGCTGGAAGCACTGGATGACTGATTGCCGACAGGATTTGACTGGCCGGAATCCACCATTCCCGCCAGCCGGATTGACGCCAGACCGCTCAGACAGCCGCGAGAGTTTTTAATCCATGCGCCTCGACAAATACATTGCCCAGACCACCGACCTGTCTCGCGCGCTGGTGAAGCTAGCCTTGCGCAACAAGCGCGTGCAGGTGAATGGCCAACAGGTGAAGGATGCCAGCCTGAACCTGAGCCCGGCCGATACCGTTCAGCTGGACGGTGAAACACTGCGTCCGGCCGGCCCGCGTTACTTCATGCTGCACAAACCCGCAGGCTACCTGTGCGCCACAACCGATAGCCATCACCCCACGGTGCTCGACCTGCTCGACGAACCCAACCTGCACAGCCTGCAGATAGCCGGGCGTCTGGATCTTGATACCACCGGGCTGGTGTTGATTACCGATGATGGCCAGTGGAACCATCGCGTGACCTCGCCACGGCGAGAGTGCCAAAAAACCTATCACGTCAAACTGGCGACCGATCTGATCTGCGATGCCGAAGAAAAATTGCAGTCCGGCATCCAGCTGCACAGCGAAAAGCAGCTGACCAGGCCCGCCCGGCTCGA of Pseudomonas pohangensis contains these proteins:
- the rsuA gene encoding 16S rRNA pseudouridine(516) synthase RsuA — translated: MRLDKYIAQTTDLSRALVKLALRNKRVQVNGQQVKDASLNLSPADTVQLDGETLRPAGPRYFMLHKPAGYLCATTDSHHPTVLDLLDEPNLHSLQIAGRLDLDTTGLVLITDDGQWNHRVTSPRRECQKTYHVKLATDLICDAEEKLQSGIQLHSEKQLTRPARLERLGSNEVRLTISEGKYHQVKRMFAALDNRVIELHRERIGGITLDDALQAGDYRPLSETEINSIE